One Salvia splendens isolate huo1 chromosome 12, SspV2, whole genome shotgun sequence genomic window carries:
- the LOC121757720 gene encoding uncharacterized protein LOC121757720, protein MGHHGWNGRHGRYRNYEEEMEPRYDDPTKSIKHTFPEFHGKFDPEAYLEWESQMSKIFSLHNFSEGDKVKVAIAEFRGNADTWWSDTMRRRRMVRGGEVGSWAELCELMRTTFVPKSYFLRLRGEFQDLKQGTKSVMEYYYELLSLMSKVGVEEREEATQDRFIHGLNINLKHKVQVEALRGISLDEVIGFADTFERQSKELVSSRAKWASSQTGGTGTSKWSAPGKKVENMANPNTQGRPIAKALPGTQPIKAIAPMEDKKVQCFKCKGYGHYARECPNQRVMVIGQDGSVYSEEDEEDGEGVGTKEVSPDTDIAFSSGEEEDTPLRAMVVLRMLNVQPNLEEHKEQRCNIFHMKCKVKSKTCLVIIDGGSCTNVVCDRLVAKLGLKVLKHPNPYKLQWLGDSGELRVKAQCKVPLKIGEVEEEILCDIIPMTACPVLLGRPWEFDRRVYKNGFTNEYFYMLNGLKEFEDVFPEELPSELPPMRGIEHQIDLLPGSSLPNRAAYKANPKETQELQRQVEELLAKGKEGVRVDEENVKAIREWPTPRNVSEVRSFHGLASFYRRYKKGKDNVVADALSRKPFETLHDGTLLADVEAVARCDLISSHGLTDEEIEKAIMNFCQKSEFIGAAWAQLPAIQRNS, encoded by the exons ATGGGGCACCATGGGTGGAATGGTAGGCATGGAAGATATAGAAACTATGAGGAGGAGATGGAGCCGCGGTATGATGATCCCACCAAGTCTATCAAGCACACATTTCCCGAGTTCCACGGCAAGTTTGATCCCGAGGCCTACTTGGAATGGGAGTCACAAATGAGCAAAATTTTCTCACTCCATAACTTTTCGGAAGGTGATAAGGTGAAGGTGGCAATAGCCGAGTTTCGTGGCAATGCGGATACATGGTGGAGTGAtacgatgaggaggagaaggatggtTAGGGGAGGGGAAGTGGGTTCGTGGGCGGAGTTGTGTGAGCTCATGAGGACTACCTTTGTACCAAAGTCCTATTTCCTCCGACTTCGAGGGGAGTTTCAAGATTTGAAGCAAGGGACGAAGAGcgtaatggagtactactatgaaCTCCTATCATTGATGAGCAAGGTAGGGGTGGAGGAGCGAGAAGAGGCGACTCAAGATCGATTTATCCATGGCCTTAACATCAACTTGAAGCACAAGGTGCAAGTGGAGGCATTGAGGGGAATTTCCTTGGATGAGGTGATTGGGTTTGCCGACACTTTTGAGAGGCAAAGTAAGGAGTTGGTTTCTAGCCGGGCTAAATGGGCGTCTAGCCAAACCGGAGGGACGGGGACTAGCAAGTGGAGTGCTCCCGGCAAGAAGGTGGAAAACATGGCCAATCCAAACACCCAAGGGAGGCCGATCGCGAAGGCTTTACCGGGTACTCAACCTATTAAAGCTATAGCCCCTATGGAAGACAAGAAGGTTCAATGTTTCAAGTGCAAGGGGTATGGCCATTATGCACGCGAGTGCCCAAACCAACGGGTAATGGTTATCGGGCAAGATGGTAGCGTGTatagtgaggaagatgaagaagatggggAGGGTGTGGGCACTAAAGAAGTGAGCCCGGACACCGACATAGCATTTTCTAGTGGCGAAGAAGAAGATACACCCTTAAGGGCTATGGTTGTACTCCGAATGCTCAATGTACAACCCAACCTTGAGGAGCATAAGGAGCAAAGGTGCAACATCTTTCATATGAAGTGTAAGGTGAAGTCCAAGACGTGCTTGGTCATCATAGATGGAGGGAGTTGTACAAATGTGGTGTGTGACCGGTTGGTGGCCAAGTTGGGATTGAAGGTACTTAAACACCCAAACCCCTACAAATTGCAATGGTTAGGGGACTCCGGAGAGTTGAGGGTGAAGGCTCAATGCAAAGTTCcattgaagattggagaagttGAGGAAGAAATCCTATGTGATATCATTCCTATGACGGCATGTCCTGTTTTGCTAGGGAGGCCATGGGAGTTTGATAGAAGGGTCTACAAAAATGGCTTCACGAATGAGTATTTCTACATGCTCAACGGGTTGAAG GAATTTGAAGATGTATTCCCGGAGGAACTCCCAAGTGAACTCCCTCCCATGAGGGGGATCGAGCATCAAATTGACCTTTTGCCGGGATCATCACTCCCAAACCGGGCCGCATACAAGGCGAACCCCAAGGAGACACAAGAGCTACAAAGGCAAGTCGAGGAACTCCTTGCCAAAG GAAAGGAAGGAGTGCGGGTAGATGAGGAAAATGTGAAAGCCATTAGGGAATGGCCAACACCTAGGAATGTGAGTGAGGTTAGGTCCTTTCATGGCCTTGCTagcttctataggag GTACAAGAAGGGAAAGGACAATGTGGTTGCCGATGCTCTCTCTAGGAAGCCTTTTGAGACCTTACATGATGGCACTTTACTT